The region CCGGGATCGGCGTGATCCTTGATTGGGTTCCGGCGCATTTTCCAACCGATGAACACGGCCTGGGCCGTTTCGACGGCACTGCGCTCTATGAATATGAGCATCCCTTCGAGGGCTTTCACCAGGACTGGGATACTTACATCTATAACCTTGGACGAACCGAAGTGCATGGCTTCATGCTGGCTTCCGCGCTGCATTGGTTACGTCAGTTTCATATCGATGCGCTGCGCGTGGATGCCGTAGCGTCGATGCTTTACCGCGATTATTCACGCAAGGACGGTGAGTGGATCCCGAACAAGTATGGCGGCCGTGAAAACCTTGAGGTGATCGACTTCCTGCGCCATCTCAACGATGTGGTCGGCACCGAGGTGCCTGGCGCGCTGGTGATCGCCGAAGAGTCCACGGCCTTCCCGGGCGTGACCCATCCGACGCGGGAAGGGGGGCTCGGCTTTTCCTATAAATGGAACATGGGCTGGATGCACGACTCGCTGAAATACATGGCTGAGGAAACCGTCCACAGACGTTACCACCATCATCAGCTGACCTTCGGGTTGCTGTATGCCTTTACCGAGCAGTTCATTCTGCCGATTTCCCACGACGAAGTGGTCCACGGCAAAAAATCCCTGCTGGACAAGATGCCCGGCGACCGCTGGCAGAAGTTTGCCAACCTGCGGCTCTACCTGAGCTTCATGTGGACGCATCCCGGTAAGAAGCTGCTGTTCATGGGCTGCGAATTCGGCTCCTGGCGCGAATGGAACCACGACCATGAGTTGGATTGGTATCTGCTGCGTTATCACGAGCACCAGGGCGTCCAGACGCTCATGAAAGAGCTGAATCGCATCTACCGGGAGGAACCGGCCATGCATCAGCTGGATGGCAAGGAAGCGGGTTTTCAGTGGCTGATCGGGGATGACGAAAGCAACAGCGTCTATGCCTGGCTGCGTAAGGGCGAAGCGGGCGTGCCCTTGCTGGTGGTGCATAACTTTACGCCGGTGCCGCGCAACAACTACCGGATCGGCGTGCCGTTGGAAGGAGCCTGGACAGTGCTGCTCAACAGTGACGGCGAGCAGTATGCGGGCTCAAACGCCGGCTGCGCCACGGAGACCATGACCGAAGATCAGGTCGCCCATGGTCAGCCTGTGTCACTGGTACTGGATCTTCCGCCGTTAGGCACGCTGATCCTGCGTCCGCAGTCGGGCGACATCGTCTGACGACTCTGCACCCTGCGGGTCGGGCTCGTCAGTCCCGGCCTGCTTGCGCAGGGTTTTGGCGCGTTTCTCGATTACCAGATACATGATCAGCGCGATGGATAACGGGAATAGAAAGTAGATAGCCCGGTAACCGATCAGCGCCGCCAGCAGGGTGCCTGCCGGGATCTGGTGCTGAAGCAGCGCCAGAAAGACCGCCTCCAGTACGCCCAGTCCGGCCGGAATGTGCGTCACCACCCCGGCAATACTGCTCACCATCAGAATGCCCAGAATGGACGGAAAGAACGCTTCTTCGGGCAGCAACATATAGATCAGAGCCGCCATCAGCGACCAGTTGACCGCACCGAGCGTGGCTTGCATCAACGCGAGACGAAGCGAAGGAAGTTCGATCTCGTGGTCACGCCATTTCCAGGTGCGTTTGGATGAAAACCGGCAGGCCAGAAGGTATGCCAGCGACACTGCCAGCAAGGCGAAGCCGATCAGCTGCAGGGTCGTGGTGCCGATGGCCCAGTTCTCTGGCAGCTCCATAAGGCGCAGCGAGAACACCGAGCCGGCAAGGATCATGTAACCCACCCAATTGGCCAGCAGGCTGATGCTCAGCACGCGCGTTACCGTCGCAACACTCAATCCCAGTCTGGAATAAAGCCGATAGCGCAAGGCGATACCTCCCACCCAGGCGCCAAGATTGAGATTGAAGGCATAGCAGACAAAGGCCGTCGGCAGCACTTGCGTGACTTTAAGTTTGTGCCCGGTGTAATAGCGCCCGAGCAGATCGTAGCTGCTGAACACCAGATAGCTGACCAGCGTGATACCGGCACCTGCCAGCAGCGTGGGCAGGCTATAGCTCTGCAGGGCGTCCTTTACTTCCTGCCATTCGACATTCTTGATCATGTTGAACAACAGAACCGGGATCACGATGAAAAAGAACAGGGTGACCCCGCGTTTCAGCCAGGTCATTCTACGGGCGCGTTTATCGTTCTTCGGCGATGCTTCAGAGTGGTTTTTCTTCACGATGACTTCTCTTGGCCGCAGGCTATCTCCGGGGTTGTGGCGTCCGTATCGACCGGCGTGATTTCGTCCGTAACAGGTTGCAATCGAGGGGTATGCGCTGGCAGCCAACCGATGATGGCCGGAAAATGACGAAGGAAGTGGAAGCTGGCTGAAATCAGCGGAGCCCGCCACCAGTAGCCCCTCGCTGCGATTTTCAGGGTGACCGGCTGACATTTGCTGTTACCCAGTTCAACCAGGTGCTCGTAAAGCTGCTGGTTCAGGTCAGCATCGCGAATGAACAGGTTCCCCTCTAGGTTCAGCGACAGGCTCAGCGGATCAAGATTGCTGGAGCCGACGGTGCACCATTCCTTGTCGACCAGTGCGATCTTGGCGTGAAGCGGGCGCTCGCAATATTCGTGGATGACAACACCGTCGCGCAGCAGATAGTTGTATAACAACACCGACAACGCACGTACCCACGCCCGGTCCGGTTGACCTTGCAGGATCAGCGTGACTTTCACCCCGCGCCGCGCCGCATTGCGCAACTCTCGCAAAATCCGATAGCCGGGGAAAAAATAGGCGTTGGCCAACAGCAGCCGGAAATTAGCCGACCGTATAGCGCGTATGTACTGCTCTTCGATGTCGTTGCGGTGGGTCTGGTTATCGCGAATCGACAGCAGAATACGCGCGTTACCGGCGCGTTCCGTAACGGGCTTGATCGCCGGCAGCGCCTCGGTGACCGGGCTGTGCTTGAGGATCGCCCGGCTGGCGCGATGCAAGTCGGCCACGATCGGTCCGCGTACCTGCACGGCATAATCCTGCTTGGCGAGCGGACCGAAATCGGCCAGATGGTCGGCACCGAAATTGATGCCACCGACAAAACCGATCTCCGCATCGATAACGATAATCTTGCGGTGTAACCGGCGGAACAGATTGGTGCGCATGCCTAGCAGGCGCGGGCGCGGATCAAACATCTGCATGACAATACCGGCTGCGGCGAGCTCGGCAATATAGTCCCTGCTCAGTTCTGCAGTACCGTAACCGTCGACGATCATCTCCACGTGAACGCCACGGGAAGCAGCCTCGATCAGCGCTTCCTTCAGATCCCGCCCTACCTTGTCATCAAAAACGATGAAGGTTTCGAGCAGTATTTCCCTGCGGGCGGCGCGAATGCACTCGAAAACCCGGGGGAAGAATTCCTCGCCGTTGATCAGCAGCTCGACGTCATTGCCTTCCTGCCAGTTGAATCTCATAGTCGTACCTCGACAACCAGGGGAGCATGGTCTGATAAATGAGACCACGGCCGTTGTGAAAGTACTGCAGGCGCATGGGTCGTTGCGTTGCGTACGTAAATGCGGTCCAGACGCAGCAGTGGCAAGCGCGCCGGAAAACTTCTGGCGGGTTTGCCGAAGGCGTTGACGAAGGCTTCGGTCATGCCGCATTCGTTCAGGATGCGGTCGGCGCGCAGTCGCCAGTCGTTGAAGTCCCCGGCGACGATGACCGCTTCATTCGCCGGCAGGCTTTCGATGAAGTCACGCAAGCTGCGCAGTTGTTCGTCCCGGTGCGTTTCACGCAGGCCAAGGTGCACGCAGATGGCATGCACGTCGCGCTGGCCCGGTACGTCCAGGATCGAATGCAGCATGCCGCGTTCCTCGGTGCCGCTGATACTGACGTCGAGATTGTCGTAACGCAGGATCGGGAACTTGGACAGCAGCGCGTTACCGTGGTCACCGTCCGGGTAGACCGCGTTGCGCCCGTAGGCGAAATCCGGCCACATGGTATCGGCGAGAAATTCGTATTGCGGCGTATCGGGCCAGTTCTGCCAGCGTTCGGCGTGTACCCGGTGCGCGCCTATCACTTCCTGCATGAATACGACATCAGCCGATGTCGTGTTAACCGCGTCGCGCAGCTCCGGCAAAATGAAGCGCCGGTTGAAGAAGGTAAAGCCCTTGTGCACGTTCGCGGTCATGATGCGAAGTGAATGGACCGGTGGGGCGAGTTGGGTTTTGGCGTGGGCGGAATAAGACGCTTCGGTCACTGCTTGGCTCCCTTGCCTTCGTCCGGCAGTTGCCCCGGTACGACTTCGAGTTTCTTCGCCCGGCCCAGCTTTTCCAGCAACTGGCGGGCATCGTAGGGGGCGCGGACTTTAATATCGTTGTCGAAATAACAGTACAGATCACACGCGTGTTCGGCTGTGTCGCGATGGGGGGCGATGAGCGTGGCATCCCTCGGCTGGCGGCCTTTGACCCATAGCTTTATACGTTTCTTCCAACGTTCGAGCGCTTCGTCGGAGTAGCCACTGCTGTACAGCTCCTTGTCACCGTGCAGGCGAATGTAGACAAAGTCGCTGGTCACGTCCTCGTGATAGGGCCATTTGCCCGCGGTGTCAGCGACCACCAGTGCGATTTTCTGGCTGTGTAGCAGCTCGACGAAATCCTCATCGAGCCCCTTCGGATTACGAATCTCAACGGCATGGCGCATGCGGCGTTTCGCGCCGATGTCCAGATAACCCGGTTTTTTCAAGCGTTCGGCGCAGCCCTTGGCGAGCTTGGCTGCGTCGTCGGTATTGCGCGGCAACAGGTCCAGAAAATCCTTGAATTGCTCCCGGTCGAGTTTGAAGTTCGCAGGAAACTGCCAGAGCATCGGACCGAGTTTGTCACCGAGGTGCAGTGGCCCTGACGCCAGGAAATTCGCCAATGGCTCCTCGATATCGCGGAGCCGTTTGGTGTGAGTGATAAAGCGCGGACCCTTTACACTGAAGACGAAACCCTCAGGTGTTTCCCCGGCCCAGCTGGCATACCGCTCGGGCGTTTGCAGTGCATAGAAGGAGCCATTGATTTCGATGCTGTTGACCGCTCGCGAGGCGTATTCCAGCTCTCGGCGTTGCACCAGCCCCTCAGGGTAGAAATCCCCTCGCCAGGGGCGGTAGCGCCAACCGGAAATCCCGATGCGAATATCGCTCATTCAGCGTCTCTTTACTGCCGATGACGTGTTCAATACTTGGCTGGCGGGTCGCTGGCCGGAAAAGACTCGTCGATCGTCTCGTCAACGCGATCTTCGTCGTCTTCGGGGTTCTCCAGATTCTCTCGTGACCCACGATCCGGATCGGGTAAATCATCAGGCCGGATCTCGTCGTCTTTTTCCGGGGACGTAACTGCTTTCATACTGAAACCTCGCGATAAGCTGAACGAACTACATATACAGACCTCTCCTTTTCGGACTTGAGGGCGCGACGACGGTTCAGTTTTTTTGTGGCTGCGGCGGCACGCGCTGTCTCGAGTCGTAACCGGCTGGCGTGCCAAGAGATCTCCTGGGCGTCATGCAACGGGGAATTGATTTAACAGATTATCTGGCTGGGTCGGGGTGCTGAACGCACGCCGACTGTCAGGATTACGCAAGACGCCGTGAACCCGTCCCTGGGGGCTTGGTGAAAACATCCTTGTTTTCAACAGTTGCTCCACCCTGAGAGCCGGCGGGCTCGGTCGGGCATCGGCGTGATGTGGAGAATGCGTCCGGTTTGGGTTGTGCTATTTGGCGATTCAATCTTTGCCGCGAAGCGAGGCGACAGGGCTGAGCCGACCGTGCGATGACAGGGATGTCATCGACGAGCTTACACGGACGTACTTGCAGCGTGTCGGCCCACCCCTGCCGTCTCGCGGCAGCTGACTCCGGTAAACCAACCCAGCGAATTGCTTTGAATTTATTTGAATCGGTGGATGTTGCCGCCGACATGGCTGGGGCAGGGCGGCCATCGGCTGTCAGGACTGCGCAAGACGCCGTAAACCCATCACTGGGGGCTCGACGAAAACATCCCTGTTTTCGACACTTGCTCCGCCCTGACAGCCGGCGGGCTTGTTCTGGCATCGGTGTGATGTCTAGATTGAAACCCTAAACAAACACAACCTCGAATGGCTGCTGCATGCGTTCCAGCATGGCAGGGGTCAGTGGGGGTGCGAGACCGGCTTCGGGATCGCCACTGAGTTGACTGGCGAAGGCCTGGATAGCATGTCGTTTGCGCGCCTGGGTCCAGCGATCAAGATGAATCTTGCAGGCGCGTTTCCAGGGAATGCGTGGGTCTTCGGGGCTTGCCCATTGCCAGGCAAAAACCGGTACTTCATGCACCGCACAGCCAATTTCTGCGCCCACCGCCACAGCCGCCTGAGCTACCGCTTGATGATCGCTGTTGCCATCATCGCGCCAAGGGGTGAATACCACATCGGTGGGTCGAAGATAGGTGCGGAGGAATTCAATCAGAGCGGGTTGTCGACCGGCCAGATCCGCGTCGGGAAAGCCACCATGAATCCACTGCAGACGATTCATCGACAATCCCAGGCGCCTCAGGGCTTCGGCACTTTCCTGGGGCCGGATAATACCAAGCCGTTCAGCCGTCCAGAGTTTGGATCCGGGATGGCTGGCGCTGCCATTGGTAATCGAGACCAGCATCAGGTTGCGCTGTTGCCGGGCGAGCAGCTGCAGTAGCCCGCCGCAGCCCAGGATTTCAACGTCCGGGTGGGGTGAAATGATAACCGCGCGCGCATGGGCAGGAACCAACTGCTCGCAAGCGATCACCGGGACCGACGCCATTCGTTCCGAGTTTTTCCACGCGTGCAGCGGCGAGCCATCCCTGGTGATATCAAAGTTCATCGTGTTCCCAGCTCCCTAGGAGAGTCAGCGCTATCAATACCCGAGGCTGGCCGAAGCCTTACCGCTGGTCCTTGTGTTGCAGCTCGAACAGGAGCAATGAACGACTGGTCACTGCAAAGCTGCTGTCAAACTGGTGGTGCTCGATTCGTCTGAGTTCAGGCCTGTTGGTATCAATCAGGCACACCCAGCCAGATCCTTGGGCAACCTCCGGTAGTAAAAAGTTCACTGTCTCGTGGTGCGCATTCATGATCAGCAGCAGCGTGGCATCCTCGCCGCCCCGACGGATCCCCGTCGGTTGGGCTCGGCCGTCCATCAACATGCCGAGGCAGCGGCCGTTTGTGTCATGCCACTGTTCCTCTGACATCTCTTCCCCGTCAGGAGTGAGCCAGGTGACGTCCTTGACCCCGAGGTCCTCGTTATAGTGGCCGACCAGAAAGCGGCCCCGGCGCAGAACCGGGTGCGCCTGGCGCAGGGCAATCAGTCGGCGGGTGAATTTGAGCAATGCGGAGCCTTCGTCATCCAGCTCCCAGTTTATCCAGCCGATTTCGTTATCCTGGCAATAAACGTTGTTGTTGCCGTGTTGAGTCCGCCCGAATTCATCGCCGGCCAGCAGCATGGGTGTGCCCTGCGAGAAAATCAGTGTGGCGAGCATGTTGCGCATCTGGCGCAGACGCAACTCGTTGATTTCCTCATCGTCGGTATAACCTTCCACCCCGTGGTTCCAGGACAGATTGTTGTCGTGACCGTCTTCGTTGTTCTCGCCGTTCGCTTCGTTGTGCTTGTCGTTGTAGGTGACGATATCGCGCAGCGTGAAGCCGTCGTGGGCAGTGATGAAATTGACCGATGCGTTGGGGCGTCTGCCGCGTTGGTTGAAATGGTCGCCCGACGCGGTCAGTCGGCTGGCCAGGTCCGGTAGCTTGCCCTCGTCGCCACGCCAATAGGCGCGCACGTTGTCGCGGAACAGGTCATTCCATTCCGACCAGCCCGGCGGGAATCCACCGACCTGATAACCGCCCGGGCCGCAGTCCCAGGGCTCGGCGATGAGTTTGACCTTGCTCAGCACTGGATCCTGACGGCAGGCGACCAGAAAGCCGTGGCGTTCGTCATATCCGTCGTGGTGGCGGGCGAGGATGGTTGCCAGATCGAAGCGGAAGCCATCCACACGCATTTCAGTGGCCCAGTAGCGTAGCGAGTCGGTAACCATCTGCAGTACACAGGGATGCCCCAGATCCAGCGTGTTGCCGGTGCCGGAATCATTGATGTAATAGCGCTTGTTATCCGGCATCAGGCGGTAGTAACTGGAGTTGTCGATGCCGCGCATGGACAGCGTTGGGCCCATCTCGTTGCCTTCGGCGGTGTGGTTGTACACCACATCAAGTATCACTTCGAGGCCGGCGTTGTGCATGCGCGCGACCATTTCCTTGAATTCGCTGACCTTGCCGCTGGCCAGATAGGGCGCGTGCGGCGCGAAGAAGGCGATGGTGTTGTATCCCCAGAAGTTTGAAAGGCCTTTGTCCTGCAGGTGCGGCTCGTCGACAAAAGCATGCACGGGCAGCAGTTCGACGCTGCTGACCCCGAGCGAGCGGATGTGCTTGATGACTTCGTTGTGCATCAATCCGGAAAAGGTACCGCGCGAAGCATCCGGCACGGCAGGGTGTTGCATGGTGAAACCGCGCACGTTGGTTTCGTAGATGATTGTGCGGTTCCAGGGTATGCGTGGATGGTGCTGGTTGCCCCAGGTGAAGGCCGGGTCGATGACCTTGGCTTTGGGTACGAAGGGGGCGCTGTCACGCTCATCGAAGCTCAGGTCACCGTCTGGCGAGCCGATGGTGTAGCCGAACAATTCGTCGGTCCATTCCAGCTTGCCCACCAACTGCTTGGCATACGGATCAATCAGCAGCTTGTTGTGATTGAACCGGTGCCCGGCCTCCGGATCGTAGGGGCCATAAACACGGTAACCGTAGATAACGCCGGGATGGGCATCGGGCAGATAACCGTGCCAGATCTCGTCGGTATATTCGGGCAGCTCAATGCGTTCCAGTTCAACCTGGCCGCTACTATCGAACAGGCAAAGCTCAACCTTGGTGGCATGTGCCGAGAACAGCGCGAAGTTGACGCCGAGCCCGTCCCATGTCGCGCCAAGAGGGAAGGGCGAGCCCTCTGTGACGCGGGACGTCTGCTTGAATTCGGGCACCAGGGGCGTGGCTTCGTTGTGTTGCCTGCTCATGCGATTACCTCTTCAAATCCTGCCCGGCGGGCAGGTTATTTACTCTTGGGCGTTTTCGGTGTCTTGGTTGCCTTGGGCGTCTTGGGGGCTTTGGGTTCCTTCGCTTCCTTGGTGGTCTTGGCAGCGGAGGAGCGAGGAGCACGGGGTTTTTTTGGTGTGCCCGGGCCAGTGGGTGCGGCGGGCACCTCCACCGGTGCTTCGGCGTCGGGCGTTAGTGTGGCCTCGGTGGGCTTGGTTACCTTGCGATTGCGCACAACGGGCCTTGCCGCTTCCTGATTCTCGGCCTCGACCAGTTTGCGGGCCATTTCCCAATGCCGTTCATGCTTGCCACTGGGCCGGCCTTCGGATTCCCAGATCTGGTAAGCGAAATCGCGGATGCGTTGCTCATCTGCGGTCATAGTAGGAACTCCTGACAATGTGGAGTGGAACAAAGTAGGTTCACCGGGAAGTCAGCCAGCACGTCGGAGAGTGCAATGCTGCCCGCCTCGGATTCGATAGTGCGCTGCGAGAACACGCCGGTCAGGGTATTCTCGCTGAGCGGATTGGGCAGACGAATCCGGGTGTCGCCCCAGCGCTCGGGCGGGATATGCGGCGTGTTGTGATCGGCAAGCAGATCGGATGCGTGCAGGGGCGCGACGATAATCATGTGATCTCCTTCATAGCGTCGCGCGAATGCGATAACACGGTCGGCGTGTTCACCTTCGATCTCCAGCGGAACATAGGCCCCCCGGCTGAATATCTGCGGTTGAGCGCCACGTACAGCCAGAATGCAACGCAGCAGCCACTGTTTGACGCGGCCATCGCGCCAATGTTCCACCAGCTCCTGCTTGTCTGGCAGGTGCTTCAATGCGCTCACTCTGGCATCAAAATCCACCGGGCGCCGGTTATCCGGATCGACCAGGCTGAAGTCCCAGAATTCCGCGCCCTGATAGAGGTCAGGTACGCCTGGCACCGTGCTACGTAGCAGGCTCTGGGTCAGGCTGTTCAGCGCGCCGGCGGGTGAGATCGAGGCGGCGGCGGCAGCAATGTCCTCACACAGCTCGCGGGCGGCGGGATCGGTCAGCAGCCGGGTCAGGAATTCGCGACAGGCGGTCTCATAGGGTTCGTTGGGCACGCTCCAGCTGCTGCGAAGCTTGGCTTCACGCAGGGCTTTCTCCTGCCAGCCGATGAGCCGTTGCATATAGTCATCCATTTTTGCCTGTTCGCCGGGTAGCAGATCCAGCGGCCAGCTGCCCATCAGCGTCTGGTACAGGATGTACTCATCGGCCGGGCTGGGCGCTATGCCATCTGCCAGTTCCTGACGCAACGGAGCGGCCAATGCTCGCCAGTCCTGTACCCGGTGCGCGAACCATTCGGCGCGTTCGCTGAGAACAGCCAGCCGTGCACGTGTGTCCTCGCCACGCTTGTTGTCGTGGGTTGCAGTGGTCAGCATGTTTTCAGGGAAGTGAATCAGCCGATCCAGGCAGGCCTGGTGGAAGCTTTGCAGGGGCGCGCTGAAGTGTTGCGGGTCGTAGCCGACGTCATAACGTGACAACAGCACAGCCGCGCGATAACAGGCGGTGTCCTCGACCGCCTTGGCTGCAGCCGGGGAGGTCAGCTGCTGGAACCGAGCGAGGATTCGCTCGCGCAGCTGGCGTTCATTGCCCGGCGGCAACTCACGCAGTGGCTGTGCGCCAAGCCAGTAATCAAGTTTATCGAGGATGGGCCAGTCCGCTTCGGACAGGGCTTCGCGCGCGCCTTCGTAGGCCTGCTGAAAGAATGCCTGGTCGGTGTGGGAGCGTCCGCACGCGCCAGCGTAGGTCCGATATACCGGGAAATGCGCTACCAGTTCGGTCAGTGCGCGGCGTATCGAACCCAGTGTCAGATCGCGGGTGTCGATATCCTGGCGGGCGATCTGCAGCAGTCCCTGGGCCACGGCTTCAAGGTCTCCGGCGAGGGAACTGGCGAGCACCAGTTTGCGCGCCTCATAGACTTCGACCATGAAATCAGCCGGCCGGCCGCTCAGCTCGGCCCACAACTCCGTGAGCGGGGTTTCGCCCCGGGGGTCGTGTTGCAGGAGCGATATCTGGTTCATGAATTCATAACCGGTGGTGCCATTGACGCCCCAGTCATCGGCCAGGGTTTCGCCTTCGGCGATGATCTTCTCGACATAAATCGGAAACTGCTCGCCGAGCAGGTCAGCCGGACGCCTGTCGAGCAGGCTGTTGACCCGCCGGCGCAACTTGCGGCAGTAAGCGCGTGGGTTGGCCAGCCCGTCTACGTGATCGATGCGCAGCCCGTTGATCCAGCCCTTTTCGATCAGCTCGAAGATCTTGGCGTGGGTCGCCTCGAATACCGCCGTGTTCTCTACCCGCAGGCCGCCCAGCTCGTTGATGTCGAAGAACCGCCGCCAGTTGATATCGTCCGACGCGGTCCGCCAGCTGGCGAGGCGATAATGCTGCCGTTCGAGCAGCTGGTGCAGTTTCTCCTTGCCCTGCGGCGCGTCGGGACTGAATCGTGCCAGCGCCGCTTCGATGGCGTTAAGCGTGTCGGTATTGGCTGACTGGATTGACAGGTCGCGGCGCAACACCCGGGCGGCTTTCCAGGCGCCAGCGGTGTTTTCCAGCTCGGCAAACT is a window of Pseudomonas sp. gcc21 DNA encoding:
- a CDS encoding PIG-L deacetylase family protein is translated as MNFDITRDGSPLHAWKNSERMASVPVIACEQLVPAHARAVIISPHPDVEILGCGGLLQLLARQQRNLMLVSITNGSASHPGSKLWTAERLGIIRPQESAEALRRLGLSMNRLQWIHGGFPDADLAGRQPALIEFLRTYLRPTDVVFTPWRDDGNSDHQAVAQAAVAVGAEIGCAVHEVPVFAWQWASPEDPRIPWKRACKIHLDRWTQARKRHAIQAFASQLSGDPEAGLAPPLTPAMLERMQQPFEVVFV
- a CDS encoding DUF72 domain-containing protein encodes the protein MSDIRIGISGWRYRPWRGDFYPEGLVQRRELEYASRAVNSIEINGSFYALQTPERYASWAGETPEGFVFSVKGPRFITHTKRLRDIEEPLANFLASGPLHLGDKLGPMLWQFPANFKLDREQFKDFLDLLPRNTDDAAKLAKGCAERLKKPGYLDIGAKRRMRHAVEIRNPKGLDEDFVELLHSQKIALVVADTAGKWPYHEDVTSDFVYIRLHGDKELYSSGYSDEALERWKKRIKLWVKGRQPRDATLIAPHRDTAEHACDLYCYFDNDIKVRAPYDARQLLEKLGRAKKLEVVPGQLPDEGKGAKQ
- a CDS encoding lysylphosphatidylglycerol synthase domain-containing protein codes for the protein MTWLKRGVTLFFFIVIPVLLFNMIKNVEWQEVKDALQSYSLPTLLAGAGITLVSYLVFSSYDLLGRYYTGHKLKVTQVLPTAFVCYAFNLNLGAWVGGIALRYRLYSRLGLSVATVTRVLSISLLANWVGYMILAGSVFSLRLMELPENWAIGTTTLQLIGFALLAVSLAYLLACRFSSKRTWKWRDHEIELPSLRLALMQATLGAVNWSLMAALIYMLLPEEAFFPSILGILMVSSIAGVVTHIPAGLGVLEAVFLALLQHQIPAGTLLAALIGYRAIYFLFPLSIALIMYLVIEKRAKTLRKQAGTDEPDPQGAESSDDVARLRTQDQRA
- a CDS encoding endonuclease/exonuclease/phosphatase family protein, coding for MTANVHKGFTFFNRRFILPELRDAVNTTSADVVFMQEVIGAHRVHAERWQNWPDTPQYEFLADTMWPDFAYGRNAVYPDGDHGNALLSKFPILRYDNLDVSISGTEERGMLHSILDVPGQRDVHAICVHLGLRETHRDEQLRSLRDFIESLPANEAVIVAGDFNDWRLRADRILNECGMTEAFVNAFGKPARSFPARLPLLRLDRIYVRNATTHAPAVLSQRPWSHLSDHAPLVVEVRL
- a CDS encoding DUF2934 domain-containing protein; protein product: MTADEQRIRDFAYQIWESEGRPSGKHERHWEMARKLVEAENQEAARPVVRNRKVTKPTEATLTPDAEAPVEVPAAPTGPGTPKKPRAPRSSAAKTTKEAKEPKAPKTPKATKTPKTPKSK
- the clsB gene encoding cardiolipin synthase ClsB; the protein is MRFNWQEGNDVELLINGEEFFPRVFECIRAARREILLETFIVFDDKVGRDLKEALIEAASRGVHVEMIVDGYGTAELSRDYIAELAAAGIVMQMFDPRPRLLGMRTNLFRRLHRKIIVIDAEIGFVGGINFGADHLADFGPLAKQDYAVQVRGPIVADLHRASRAILKHSPVTEALPAIKPVTERAGNARILLSIRDNQTHRNDIEEQYIRAIRSANFRLLLANAYFFPGYRILRELRNAARRGVKVTLILQGQPDRAWVRALSVLLYNYLLRDGVVIHEYCERPLHAKIALVDKEWCTVGSSNLDPLSLSLNLEGNLFIRDADLNQQLYEHLVELGNSKCQPVTLKIAARGYWWRAPLISASFHFLRHFPAIIGWLPAHTPRLQPVTDEITPVDTDATTPEIACGQEKSS
- the glgB gene encoding 1,4-alpha-glucan branching protein GlgB; the protein is MSDDDLRLAEVDTQALVRAEHWNPFAVLGPHEINGQTVVRSYLPNALSAELIDAQSGDVLGQMEQPQVPGLFVGRLPDRRAYRLRIRWASGIQETEDPYSFGLLLGEMDMYLFSEGNHRDLGHCFGAQVMTIGGVDGVRFAVWAPNARRVSVVGPFNSWDGRRHLMRQRHPSGVWELFIPRLQPGEVYKYEILGQHGILPLRADPVALATEAPPATGSKVAEPLRHNWQDQQWMAQRPERQSHSAPMSIYELHAGSWQREDGDGRFYTWHELAERLIPYIKDLGFTHIELMPIMEHPFGGSWGYQLLSQFAPTARYGSPQDFAAFVDACHCAGIGVILDWVPAHFPTDEHGLGRFDGTALYEYEHPFEGFHQDWDTYIYNLGRTEVHGFMLASALHWLRQFHIDALRVDAVASMLYRDYSRKDGEWIPNKYGGRENLEVIDFLRHLNDVVGTEVPGALVIAEESTAFPGVTHPTREGGLGFSYKWNMGWMHDSLKYMAEETVHRRYHHHQLTFGLLYAFTEQFILPISHDEVVHGKKSLLDKMPGDRWQKFANLRLYLSFMWTHPGKKLLFMGCEFGSWREWNHDHELDWYLLRYHEHQGVQTLMKELNRIYREEPAMHQLDGKEAGFQWLIGDDESNSVYAWLRKGEAGVPLLVVHNFTPVPRNNYRIGVPLEGAWTVLLNSDGEQYAGSNAGCATETMTEDQVAHGQPVSLVLDLPPLGTLILRPQSGDIV
- the glgX gene encoding glycogen debranching protein GlgX, which encodes MSRQHNEATPLVPEFKQTSRVTEGSPFPLGATWDGLGVNFALFSAHATKVELCLFDSSGQVELERIELPEYTDEIWHGYLPDAHPGVIYGYRVYGPYDPEAGHRFNHNKLLIDPYAKQLVGKLEWTDELFGYTIGSPDGDLSFDERDSAPFVPKAKVIDPAFTWGNQHHPRIPWNRTIIYETNVRGFTMQHPAVPDASRGTFSGLMHNEVIKHIRSLGVSSVELLPVHAFVDEPHLQDKGLSNFWGYNTIAFFAPHAPYLASGKVSEFKEMVARMHNAGLEVILDVVYNHTAEGNEMGPTLSMRGIDNSSYYRLMPDNKRYYINDSGTGNTLDLGHPCVLQMVTDSLRYWATEMRVDGFRFDLATILARHHDGYDERHGFLVACRQDPVLSKVKLIAEPWDCGPGGYQVGGFPPGWSEWNDLFRDNVRAYWRGDEGKLPDLASRLTASGDHFNQRGRRPNASVNFITAHDGFTLRDIVTYNDKHNEANGENNEDGHDNNLSWNHGVEGYTDDEEINELRLRQMRNMLATLIFSQGTPMLLAGDEFGRTQHGNNNVYCQDNEIGWINWELDDEGSALLKFTRRLIALRQAHPVLRRGRFLVGHYNEDLGVKDVTWLTPDGEEMSEEQWHDTNGRCLGMLMDGRAQPTGIRRGGEDATLLLIMNAHHETVNFLLPEVAQGSGWVCLIDTNRPELRRIEHHQFDSSFAVTSRSLLLFELQHKDQR